CAACCGGCTGAGAAGCTTCTCGGTCGCCCGGCTGCCGACCTCGGCCTGAGCGAATGCCTCGACGGCGAGGCCGTGCGAACGCTGGAGAAAAGTTTCCCCGGCGGCGCCGGGCGCTGGGGCATGCGCCGCAGTAGCTTCTGGCAAGAAGGCATCCCGCATCACTTGCTTGTGCTCGCTGACCTGAGCCGCGCCCTGCGAGAAGAAGAGCGCCAAGCCTGGCAACGGTTGATTCGGGTGCTCGGTCATGAGCTGAACAATTCGCTGGCTCCCATCAAATCCATGGCCGAGACGCTGGAACGCTTGCTTGGTCGAGAGCCGCGCCCAGAGGATTGGAAGGAAGACCTAGCGCGCGGACTGGCGGTGATTCGCGCTCGCGCCGAATCGCTCAGCCGATTCATGGAGAACTATGCGCGACTGGCTCGCTTGCCACCGCCTCGGTTGCAGCCGCTCGATGTGGGCACACTGGTGCGACGAGTGATCGAACTGGAAACGCGCATGAAGGTGGCGCTTGTCGCCGGACCGAATGTGACCATTCACGGAGATGCCGATCAACTGGAGCAGCTTCTCATTAACCTCGTGCGCAACGCAGTAGATGCGGCGCTGGAGACAGGCGGCGGCGTGGAAGTCGGTTGGACGACCAATGAAACCTCTCTCGATGTGTGGGTGACGGACGAAGGTCCGGGCCTTGCGAATACCGAGAATCTGTTCGTGCCGTTTTTCTCCACCAAACCGGGAGGATCGGGAATCGGTTTGGTCTTGAGTCGGCAGATCGCCGAGGCTCACGGCGGCAGCCTCACGTTGGAGAATCGCCCGACGGGACGTGGCTGCCAGGCCCGGTTGCGCCTTCCTCTTCCCTCGTCTTGGAATCATGCTCAAAAGTTTTAGCGCGGAGGGCAGCCCCGACTAATGCAAGCAATGCGGCTTGCGTGAATGTTCGCTTTTGGGACGGTCACGTCTCAGAAGTGGACACTTTCTAACACACCGAGCCGAGACTGCCATCATTAATCCACACTTTTGAACAAACTTGCATCGCGCGAGCAAAATGGCACGGCAGTTGCCCAAAGAAACATTCTGGAGGCACGAGCGAATGGACATACCACGACCGTCGGTAGCTCGTCGGAAACGCCTTCGCCGCGCCCTGTATGGGCTGATCGGTCTTGGGCTGATCGTGCTCATTACCGTTGGCGTGTCACGATTGAAGCCCGCGCCGCCGAGCGTCGAACGAGCAACGGTGTGGATTGACACGGTGAAGCGCGGTCCCATGCTGCGGCAGGTGCGAGGACTGGGTACGCTCGTCCCCGAAGAAATTCGCTGGATTCCTGCCGCTACGGAAGGGCGGGTCGAGCGACGGCTCGTTCAACCCGGAGCCGTGGTGAAATCCGACACTGTGTTGCTGGAGCTGAGCAATCCTGAACTCGAACAAGCCGCCCTCGAAGCCAAGATGCAACTGCGAGCTGCCGAAGCCGAGTACACCAACTTGCGCGTGCAACTGGAGAGCCAGCTTTTGACCCAGCGAGCACAAGCGGCAGCCGTGCAAGCGGAGTATCATCAGGCCAAACTTCAAGCGGAAGCCAATGAAGAGTTGGCAAAAGATCACTTGATTTCAGACTTGATATTGAAGCTCTCTCAGGTTCGAGCCGAAGAACTCTCTACCCGTTTCGAGATTGAGCAAAAGCGCCTGGCGATCATGGCCGAATCGGTGAAAGCGCAGTTGGCCGTGCAGCAAGCGCGGGTGGAGCAACTACGGGCGCTCTACGAACTGCGGCGCAGTCAGGTCGAAGCATTGCACGTGCGAGCAGGCACGGGCGGGGTGCTCCAACAGGTACTCGTCGAGGTCGGCCAGCAGGTCACCCCGGGCACCAATCTGGCGCGCGTCGCCGATCCCACACGCCTTATGGCGCAAATCCGAATTCCGGAAACTCAAGCGAAGGATGTTCAAATCGGCCAAACGGCTGCCATTGATACGCGCAACGGGATCGTTCCGGGGCGCGTCGTGCGCATTGATCCGGCTGTGCAGAATGGAACCGTCACCGTGGATGTAGCTCTCGAAGGCCCCCTGCCCAAAGGATCACGCCCCGACTTGAGCGTGGACGGAACTATCGAAATCGAACGACTGGAGGATGTCCTCTACGTCGGTCGTCCGGCCTTTGGCCAGGAGAAAAGCACGGTCGGCCTCTTCAAGCTCATCAACGGCGGCCGCGAGGCCGTTCGTGTGCCCGTGAAGCTGGGTCGTAGCTCCGTCAACACCATCGAGATTCTCGATGGGTTACAACCCGGCGATCAGGTTATCCTGTCGGACATGTCCGCCTGGGATGCTTTTGATCGCATCCGTCTGAATTAGAAATCCGAAGCACGAAATCCGAAACAAATTCAAATGATCAAATCACGAAATCAAAAACCTTGGTTGGTTTCTCATACCAATTGCCGAGTGAAGATCGCAGCTCGTCGCTCGCTCGGTTCACGTCTCGGCATGCTTTTTGGCTTCATCAACGTGTGTCTTTTCCGCCGCAATTGGTATCAGTCGTTGTCGAAGAGTGTTTGGAACATTTTGTTTTGACTTTGGAGATTGTTTCGGATTTCGAGATTCAAATTTCGGACAGGCAAAGGGCAAAGATATGAAAAACAATAACCCACTAATTCGCCTTGAAGGCGTCACCAAGGTGTTCTACACGGAGGAAGTGGAAACCCATGCTTTGTCGGGCATTCACTTAGAGGTCAACCGGGGAGAATTTCTCTCGGTCGCGGGTCCTTCAGGCTGTGGGAAATCCACGTTGTTGTCGCTCATCGGTCTGCTCGATTCGCCAACCGAGGGAGAATACTGGCTCAACGGCCGACCCGTTGCCACGCTGTCGGCATCGGAGCGGACACGGATTCGTAATCGGGAGATCGGGTTCATCTTCCAGGCGTTCAATCTGATCGGCGACCTGACGGTGTACGAAAACGTGGAGCTGCCGCTGACGTATCGGAGAATACCTGCTGGTGAGCGGAAGAAGCGCGTTCAGGAGGCGTTGGAGCGCGTGGGCATGGCGCATCGGATGAGGCACTATCCGTCGCAACTGTCAGGCGGCCAGCAGCAGCGCGTCGCCGTGGCGCGGGCCGTGGTGGGTCAGCCGTCAATTCTGCTCGCCGATGAGCCGACGGGCAACCTGGATTCGACCAATGGAGAAGCCGTCATGGAGCTGTTGCGGCAGTTACACCGTGACGGCGCAACAATCTGTATGGTCACGCACGATCCGCGCTACGCCCGCTATGCCGAGCGCACGGTGCATCTGTTCGACGGACGCATTGTGGAAGAGGAGGAAGCCGCCCGCCGAGCGCACGAAGAAGAGCTTAAGCGAAGCGGCTTTGAGTTGGCATGATCGTGCTGCCTAACACCCTCTGTGACACTCCGGGTCAGGCATTATCGCTTGTCTCTGGGTATGCGTCGTCGTTGCTTGAGAAAACGGGGTCCAATCGGGATAGCA
This region of Blastocatellia bacterium genomic DNA includes:
- a CDS encoding ATP-binding protein, which translates into the protein MADRPRLPARKLTFEHRFLLLALLGGLPAVLILLLFLWSEDYTAKVQWTLTVLILSVWLGTAFALRERVVRSLQTLSNILAALREGDYSIRARGARRNDSLGETLLEANLLGEVLRERRLGAVEATALLRKVMAEIDVAVFAFDGAQRLRLINRAGERLLAQPAEKLLGRPAADLGLSECLDGEAVRTLEKSFPGGAGRWGMRRSSFWQEGIPHHLLVLADLSRALREEERQAWQRLIRVLGHELNNSLAPIKSMAETLERLLGREPRPEDWKEDLARGLAVIRARAESLSRFMENYARLARLPPPRLQPLDVGTLVRRVIELETRMKVALVAGPNVTIHGDADQLEQLLINLVRNAVDAALETGGGVEVGWTTNETSLDVWVTDEGPGLANTENLFVPFFSTKPGGSGIGLVLSRQIAEAHGGSLTLENRPTGRGCQARLRLPLPSSWNHAQKF
- a CDS encoding efflux RND transporter periplasmic adaptor subunit gives rise to the protein MDIPRPSVARRKRLRRALYGLIGLGLIVLITVGVSRLKPAPPSVERATVWIDTVKRGPMLRQVRGLGTLVPEEIRWIPAATEGRVERRLVQPGAVVKSDTVLLELSNPELEQAALEAKMQLRAAEAEYTNLRVQLESQLLTQRAQAAAVQAEYHQAKLQAEANEELAKDHLISDLILKLSQVRAEELSTRFEIEQKRLAIMAESVKAQLAVQQARVEQLRALYELRRSQVEALHVRAGTGGVLQQVLVEVGQQVTPGTNLARVADPTRLMAQIRIPETQAKDVQIGQTAAIDTRNGIVPGRVVRIDPAVQNGTVTVDVALEGPLPKGSRPDLSVDGTIEIERLEDVLYVGRPAFGQEKSTVGLFKLINGGREAVRVPVKLGRSSVNTIEILDGLQPGDQVILSDMSAWDAFDRIRLN
- a CDS encoding ABC transporter ATP-binding protein — protein: MKNNNPLIRLEGVTKVFYTEEVETHALSGIHLEVNRGEFLSVAGPSGCGKSTLLSLIGLLDSPTEGEYWLNGRPVATLSASERTRIRNREIGFIFQAFNLIGDLTVYENVELPLTYRRIPAGERKKRVQEALERVGMAHRMRHYPSQLSGGQQQRVAVARAVVGQPSILLADEPTGNLDSTNGEAVMELLRQLHRDGATICMVTHDPRYARYAERTVHLFDGRIVEEEEAARRAHEEELKRSGFELA